The DNA window GGTCTGCCGGTGCAGGTGGGTCTCGGCCGCGGCTGCCTCGTCGATCCGCAGCCGTTCGAGCTCGCGCCGGTTGGTCGCCACCGTCGTGGCGATCCGGCGGAACGCGGCCGCCGGCAGCGCGATGCACAACGGGTAGCCGAGCACGCCGAGCGAGCCGGTGGCGAACCGCAGCCAGGTCGAGTCCGTGCCCTCGGTCGTGAGCAGGAGATGGGTCACGCCCAGCAGCCCGTGCACGGCCAGGAACGCGAGCTGCAGGCGGAGTCGCCCGCCGATCAACACCGCGAGTCCGACCCAGTTCGCCACGCCGTACACCCAGTCGCCGGACGTCGCCACGTGGCCGGTCGGCAGCGTGGCGTACGAGATCACGCTCGCCGCGAGCACAGCCGCGACGGCCAGGAGCTGGTGCGCAAGAAGCCACCCGCGACGACGCACCAGCAGGTACGCCTCCCTGGCGAGCACGGCCACGAGGACGGCGAACGCCGCGAGCTGCACGCCAGGAAGGTCGTAGCTGTCCCAGGCCCGGGTCAGGTTCGTCAGGCCGGAGACGAACAGCGCGCCGCCCGCCACGACGAGCACGCCGACCCGGAGCCGGAGGAGCAGCTCGGTGCGGGTCGACTGCTCGACCGCGTCCCCGTCAGACACCACGGCGCCACTCCAGGACGACGGTGGTCCCGGCTGGGCTCGAGGAGATCGTTGCGACGCCGCCGAGGTCGGCCATCCGGCCGCGTACGCAGTGCCGCAGCCCTCGTCCGTGCGACCGACTCGTGGCGACGTCGAAACCCACGCCGTCGTCGGAGATGGCGATCCGGACGAGGTCGCCGTCGTCGGTGAGCGCGACCTCGACCTTGCCCGCATGGGCATGCAGGACGACGTTGTTGAGCGCCTCACGCGCCGCGTCGGCCAGCGTTCGCGCCACGCGGAACGGGAGCGCGACAGTGCTCGGGAGCCGTACGTCGATCCGGTCGAACGGGACCGCGCTGAGCTCGACCCGGAGCAACGCGACCAGCTCGGCGTCCGGCGGAACGCGGTCGCCGAAGTCGACGAGCAGCTCGAGGTCGCGCCTGGCACGAGGAACGAGCCACGGTGCATCGCGGGCGACCTGCCCGCTGCCGACCATGAGCAGCGTGGTGGCGGAGGTGTCGTGCAGGGCGTTCGCCAGTTCCTGCTCACGGAGCCGTACGGTCGCCGCGACCTGCTGTGCCTCGCGGGCCCGTTCGGTCCGCGTGGCGAGCCGGTCGGCGGTGTGGGCGCCGCGCTGGATGAGCTGCCAGACGACGCGGGAGAACGCGGCCGCGGCGACGATCCACAGCACCGAGGCGACCACGGACCCGTCGGCGTCGGCGAGGACGACCGCGGTGGTCAGTGGTCCCGCCGTGACGAGGACCGCGCCGAGCCCGGCCAGCGGGCTGAGGTGCCACTGGTAGGCGATGCAGGAGAACGTCACCAGCAACCGGATCCAGCCGACGTTGGACTCCTCGACCGCGTCGATCCAGGGGACCGAGGCGCACAACAGCGCGAGCACCGCGACGTCGACCGCGACGGCCACAGTGCCCTCGCGGCGGAGGAGGTACCAGGCGTAGAACGCGCTCCACCCGACGAGCGCGCTCGTGACCAGCGCGAGCTCGGCGTCGGGCGAGCGCAGCAGACCGATCGCGCAGGTCGGCACGATGACCGCGGCACGGATGTACGCGGCATAGTGCCTGCCGAAGCGAGCGACCAGCCGGCTGGTCCGATCTCCCCCCGCGTCCACGAAACGTCAACCCAGGAGGGGGATTCGATTGGCGTGCGCGCCGAGGACCTTGCGTTCGGTGGTGGTGAGGGGCTCGCGGC is part of the Tenggerimyces flavus genome and encodes:
- a CDS encoding sensor histidine kinase, whose protein sequence is MDAGGDRTSRLVARFGRHYAAYIRAAVIVPTCAIGLLRSPDAELALVTSALVGWSAFYAWYLLRREGTVAVAVDVAVLALLCASVPWIDAVEESNVGWIRLLVTFSCIAYQWHLSPLAGLGAVLVTAGPLTTAVVLADADGSVVASVLWIVAAAAFSRVVWQLIQRGAHTADRLATRTERAREAQQVAATVRLREQELANALHDTSATTLLMVGSGQVARDAPWLVPRARRDLELLVDFGDRVPPDAELVALLRVELSAVPFDRIDVRLPSTVALPFRVARTLADAAREALNNVVLHAHAGKVEVALTDDGDLVRIAISDDGVGFDVATSRSHGRGLRHCVRGRMADLGGVATISSSPAGTTVVLEWRRGV